One window of the Leishmania infantum JPCM5 genome chromosome 28 genome contains the following:
- a CDS encoding putative ribosomal protein S29, giving the protein MGHLDQWRSRQKIGMGKGARCCVICSNQKALIRKYELNVCRQCFRENAEHIGFTKLR; this is encoded by the coding sequence ATGGGCCATCTCGACCAGTGGCGTTCTCGCCAGAAGATCGGCATGGGCAAGggtgcccgctgctgcgtcatcTGCTCCAACCAGAAGGCGCTGATCCGCAAGTACGAGCTGAACGTGTGCCGTCAGTGCTTCCGTGAAAACGCCGAGCACATCGGCTTCACCAAGCTGCGCTAA